The DNA window CGGACTGGGAACCGGCGCTGACCGCCCTCGCGGCGGCGATGGTCGCCGGCTCCGAGTCCCGGACCCGCTTCCACCAACTCTGCGGTGCGCTCACGGCGAAGGCCGTCGAGGACGGGCTCTTCTATCGCACCGCGCGCCTGGTCTCCCTGCAGGAGGTCGGCGGCGACCCCGGGCGCTTCGGGCTGTCACCGGCCGAATTCCATCTGCGCAACGGCGACCGCGCGCGTCGGTGGCCCCGAACCATGACGACCCTGTCCACCCACGACACCAAACGCGGCGAGGACGTGCGCGCCCGCATCGGGGTCCTGTCGCAGGTCCCCCAGCTGTGGGCACACTGCGTCGCGGACTGGGAGATGTCGGCGCCCAGCCCGGACGGTGTCACCGGACTCTTCCTGTGGCAGAACATGTTCGGTGTCTGGCCGGTGGACGATGCGCCACCGTCGCCGGAATTTCGCGGTCGGTTGCACCGATTCGCCGAGAAGTCGGTACGAGAGGCTGGCACGCGGACCTCGTGGACCGCCGTCGACGACCACTTCGAGAGTGCCGTGCACGCCTGGATCGAACGCGTGGTGGACGGCCCGGTGGGACGCAGCATCGGCCTCATCGCGCGCCAGCTGGCACCGCACGGGTGGTCGGATTCGCTGGGCCAGAAACTGCTCCAGCTGTGCGGGCCCGGCATCCCCGACGTGTACCAGGGCACCGAACTGTGGGAGGACTCGCTCGTCGACCCCGACAACCGGCGCACCGTCGACTACGAGGTGCGTCGGACATTGTTGAAGTCGATGGACGTGCCCGGCGTGGAATCCCCGGCGCTCGACGAGTCGGGTGCGGCGAAACTGCACGTCACGCGCATCGCGCTGCGGTTGCGCCGGGAGCGGCCGGACAGCTTCGTCGGCGGCCACTACGTTCCCGTGTTCGGCGTCGGCTCGGCCCGCGATCACCTGCTGGGTTTCGCGCGCGGGCCGGCCGGCGGCGCGTCCGACGTCATCGCGTTGGCCACCCGGCACAGCGTGCGACTCGTCGAGCAGGGCTGGGGCAGCTCCAGCGTCGCGCTGCCCACGGGCAGCTGGTTCGACCGCCTCACCGGTGAGCTGTACTCCGGGTCGGTACCCCTGTCCGAGATGTTCGACCGACTGCCGATCGCCCTGCTGGTCCGGCTCGATCGGCCCTGACCGCTCGGTCGGCCGCTCACTTGCGCTCGGCCGACACCAGCCACCGGTGGCCGGGCCGCAGGCGTCCGAGCCGAGCCGAGTCCGGGACCGTTCGCCCGTATCTCTCGGCGAGGTCGTCGACCGGCACGGCGGTGGCGTGCCAGCCGTACGAATCGAACCAGGCCACCGGGTCCGCGGGGCCGTTCCACCGGAGCATCGCCAGCCAGTCCTCGCGGCTGATCGGGCTGTCCCGGAACAGTGGAGAGTCGTCGAGCGCGGCCGCCACGTCGATGTCGGTGATCGTCGCGCCGAGGGCGCTGCCCGGTGCCGACAACTCACCCACCCGCGTCATGAGCGCATCCACCGCGTCGTCCGGCAGGTACATCAGCAGACCTTCCAGGATCCACGCGGTCGGCAGGTCGGACCGGAACCCGGCGTCCTGCAGGGCGGCCGGCCAGTTCTCGCGCAGGTCGACGGGCACGACGACACGGGCGACCGCACCGGGGGCGGCGTCGCCGAGCACGCCGGACTTGAACTCCACCATGTCGGGCGTATCGAGCTCGTAGACGGTCACCGGTTGGGGCCACGACAGCCGGAACGCCCGGGTGTCGAGACCGGCGCCGAGCAACACCACCTGCCGGCAACCGGACCGGACGGCGACGGTGACGTATTCGTCGAGGAATCGTGTCCGCGCGGCCACCCACGTGGTCAGCACCTCCCGGTCGTCGCCGTCGAGTTGCTCGGACGGCGGCTGCCACCCGGACCGGCGGACGAACTCGCCCGCCCAGACGTCGTCGAACAGCCTGTCGGCACGCTCGCTCTCGAGGGCGCGTGCCGCCGCCACGAAGACCGCCGTCGCACCCACCCCGTGCGGTCGACTCATCGCGTACCTCCTTTGGCGTGCGGATGGTCATCCTCCCGGTGACCGAGACCGTCCCTCCCTCCATACTGGCCGCCGAATATGGTCCCGGTCACACAATCGCCCGAAGACCGGAGGCAGAACCCATGAGCGCGAACCGATTCGTCGGCAAGGTTGCATTCATCACCGGCGCGGCGCGCGGTCAGGGCCGCGCCGAGGCGGTCCGGTTGGCGTCCGAGGGCGCCGACATCATCGCCGTCGATGCGTGCACCGACTTCGCGTCCACCGCGTACGAGGGCGCCACCGAGGCCGACCTCGCCGACACCGTCGCGCTGGTCGAGGGAGTGGGGCGCAAGATCGTCGCAACCAAGGCGGACGTCCGCGACTTCGCCGCGGTGCGCGACGCGCTGTCCGACGGCATCGCGACCCTCGGCCGGCTCGACGTCGTCGTCGCGAACGCGGGTATCTGCTCGGGAGCGATGTCGTGGGAGATCACCCCGGAGCAGTGGCAGGAAACCCTCGACGTCAACCTCACCGGGGTGTTCCACACCGTCAAGGCGGCGATTCCGCACCTCATCGAGCAGGGTGAGGGCGGGTCGATCGTCATCACCAGCTCGGTCGCGGGCCTGCGGGGGCTGCCGTTCCTCGGCCACTACGTCGCCAGCAAGCACGGTGTCACGGGACTCGCCAAGACCCTCGCGGTGGAGCTGGGGGCGCACAACATCCGGGTCAACACCGTCCACCCCAACGGCGTCGAAACGGGCATGCAGGTCAACGACATGCACGCGCTGGTCCAGGAGTATCGCGACACCCTCGCCCCGATCTTCATGGGCAGCCTCCCCGACCAGATCAGCCAGCCGGAGGACATCGCCGCGGCGGTCGCGTGGCTGGCCTCGGACGAAGCCCGGCACGTCACGGGCATCCAGTTGCCGGTGGATCTGGGCACCCTCATCCGCTGACCGGTCGGCTGCGGTGGGCCCGGGATCGGTGCATGCTGATCACGTGCACACCTTCGAGGTCTGGGCCCCGATCCCGTCTACCGTCCGGGTCCACGTGGACGGAGTCGAGCACGAGATGATCCGCTCCCCCGACGGGTGGTGGCGCGCCGACGTGGCCGCCGCTCCGGGAGCGCGGTACGGCTTCGTGCTCGACGATTCGCCGACGGTGCTGCCCGATCCGCGCTCGCCGCGGCAACCGGAGGGCGTGCACCTTCCGTCCCGATTGCACGACGTCGACCCGGCGCGGTGGACCGACGCGGCGTGGACGGGTCGGCAGCTCGCCGGCAGTGTCGTGTACGAGCTGCACGTCGGCACGTTCACCCCGGAGGGCACGTTCGACGCCGCGATCACGCACCTCGACCACCTCGTCGACCTCGGTGTCGGGTTCGTCGAACTGATGCCGGTGGCCGCGTTCAACGGCACCCACAACTGGGGCTACGACGGCGTGCTCTGGTACGCGGTGCACGAGGCGTACGGCGGCCCGGACGGGTTGCAACGCTTCGTCGACGCCTGCCACCGGCGCGGCCTGGCGGTCGCGCTGGACGTGGTCTACAACCACCTGGGACCGTCCGGCAACTACCTCGACCGGTTCGGTCCGTACCTCACCGCCGGGACGAACTCCTGGGGCTCGACGATCAACCTGTGCGGCCCCGACAGCGGCGAGGTGCGGCGGTACGTCGTCGACAACGCCCTGCGGTGGTTCCGGGAGTTCCACATCGACGCGCTCCGTCTCGACGCCGTTCACGCGCTCGTCGACAACACCGCCACCCATCTGCTCGAGGAACTCTCGATCGAGACGCACCGCCTGTCGGCGCACCTGCGGCGACCGCTGACCCTCATCGCCGAGTCCGACCTCAACGATCCGCGGATCATCACGGCCCGCGCCGCGGGCGGATACGGCCTGGACGCACAGTGGGACGACGACGTCCACCACGCGATCCATGCCGCCGTCTCGGGTGAACGCCAGGGCTACTACGGCGATTTCGGCTCCATCCGGGCGCTCGCGCACACCCTCACGCACGGCTACTTCCACGGCGGCACCTACTCGACGTTCCGGGGACGAAATCACGGACGCCCCATGGACATCCGGCGCATCCCGGCCGACGCGATGCTTGCGTACACCTGCACGCACGACCAGATCGGGAACCGCGCCACCGGTGACCGCCCCGGCACGTACCTCACCGCGGGCCAGCTGGCGGTCAAGGCCGCCCTGGTGCTGTGTTCGCCGTACACGCCGATGCTGTTCATGGGCGAGGAGTGGGGGGCACGAACTCCGTTCCAGTACTTCACCTCCCATCCCGAACCGGAGCTCGGCGCGGCGACCGCGGAAGGCCGGCGGCGGGAGTTCGCCGGCCACGGATGGGGCACGCACGAGATCCCCGACCCGCAGGACCACCTCACCTTCCTGCGGTCGAAGCTCGACTGGACCGAACCGGAGCAGGAGCACCACGCCCGCCTACTCGAGTGCTACCGCGCGCTGATCACGCTGCGGCACGCTCGCGCGGAGCTGAGCGACCCGTGGCTCGAACACCTCAGGGTCGAGTACGACGACGACGCCCGCTGGATCGCGCTGGTCCGCGGGAATCTGCGCATCACCTGCAACCTCGGCACGGAACCGGTGTCGGTCCCGGTGGGCGGCATCCCGATCCTGTGGTGGGACGAACCGGCGATCGACGAGACCGCGTCGGCCGTCACGCTGCCTGGGCACTCGTTCGCGGTGTTGGACGCCGCGCCGATCCGCGTCGGAACGGGGCGGCAGTGACCACCACGTTCTCCGGGTAGGTCGGGCGTCGAGCGTCAGCGGTCGCGCAGCAGCCGCGCGACGAGGACCGCGGTCGCGACGAGCACCACGGCGGTGGCACCGGCGGCGACGTGCATGCCGTCGACGAACGCTGCCTGCGCGGAGACCTCGAAGTCTGCCGCCACGTCCTCCGGCAGCGTCTGTGCCACCTCCACCGCACCGCCCAGCGTGCCCTGCGCAACCGTCGCCTGGTCCGCGGTGAGTGCAGAGACGTCCATTCCGCGGCGGAAGATCGCGAGCACCACGCTGCCGAGCACCGCGACGCCGAGCGCGACGCCGAGCTCGTATGCGGTCTCGGACACCGCCGAGGCGGCGCCGGCGCGCTCCGGCTCGACCGCACTCACGACGAGATCGTTGGTCAGGGTGAGCGCGATGCCGACCCCTGCACCGGCGAGGACGAAACCGACGACGAAGGCGGTCGGTCCGCTGTCGGCGCGCAGCGCGATCATCGCGGCCGCGCCGACGGCGGCGACCACGAGACCGATGCTGAGCACCCGGCTGGGCGCCCAACGCCGCACCAACCACGCCGCGGCGAGCGAGGCGAAGGCGCTGACCAGGGTCCCCGGCAACATCAACAACCCGGCCTCGAGCGGGCGGTACCCCAGAACCAGCTGCAGGTACTGCGAGCCGAAGAACAGCACACCGGCGAGCGCGAACACTGACAACAGGTTCGTCAGGACGGCGGTGGAGAAGGCGGGCCGCGCGAACAGGGACAGGTCGATCATCGGGTCGTCGAGTACCCGCTGCCGCCGCACGAACGCCCACCCCGCGGCGGCGCCACCGGCACCGATCGCCGTCAGCACCCAGCCGGGACCGTGAACCGCGGTCTCCTTGACGGCGTAGACCAGCGGGATCATCGCGAGCATCGACAGACCGGCGCTGACGAGGTCGAAGCGTCCCGGCTGGGGGTCCTTCGATTCCGGGATGAGCAGCGGACCGAGGACGAGCAGGCCGATCATCACCGGCAGGTTGACGAGGAACACCGAACCCCACCAGTAGTGCTCGAGCAGCCAGCCGCCGACGAGGGGCCCGGCCGCAGCGCCGCCGCCCGCCATCGCTCCCCACACGCCGATCGCGGTGGTGCGCTGACGGGGATCGGCGAACATCGTGCGGATGAGACCGAGGGTGGCGGGCACGAGCGTCGCCCCCGACACGCCCTGCAGTACGCGCGCCGCGATCAGCATCTCCGGTCCGGACGACCACGCCGCGACGAGCGACGCCAGCCCGAATCCGACTGCACCGATCAGCAGGAGGCGGCGACGACCGATCCGGTCGCCGAGGGTGCCCATCGTCACCAAGAGGCCGGCGAGGACGAACGAGTAGACGTCGATGATCCACAGCAACTGCGTACTGCTGGGCGCGAGGTCCTCGCTGATGAACGGCAGCGCCAGATCGAGGACCGTGGCGTCGACCGAGATGAGCAGGACCGCGAAAGCGAGCACGACCAGACCGAGCCAGTCCTTCCGGCTCGCCGTCACGGCATGCGGATCCCGCACGGTGCCCACAGACATGCTTCTTCTCCCAGGAACAGATCGACGAATGCGGCGACGGTTGACCGTCCAGCCGGTACAGTGCCATGTCCAGGTTAGCAGCCCACCGTCCAGCCGGTACAGTGATTTTCATGGCGTCCGACACACGCAACCGCATTCTCGACTCGCTCGAACGACTCCTGCTGGAGCAGGGCCTCGCCCAGGTCACCCTCGAGGCCGTGGCCGCGGACGCCCAGGTCTCCAAGGGCGGGCTGCTCTATCACTTCCCGAGCAAGGAGGCGCTGCTCGCGGGGATGGTGCGCCGGCTCGGGGAGCGGTCCGATCAGCAGCTGGCCGATGCCGTCGCCAGCGGACGCACGGTGTCCGAGATCTACCTGCAGTACCCGCCCGCCGAGTCGGCCGACGAGATGACGATCTACCGCTCGATGCTGGCCGCGATGCGCAGCGCCGACGGCCGGCACGGCGAGGTACAGCAGGCGCTCGCCGAGGTGATGCGCTCGTGGGACGAAGGCCTGCTCGCCGAGATCGACGATCCGGTCCAGGCCGAGATCGTGCGGCTGGTCGGCGACGGCATCTACCTGGCCGCACTTCTGGGTCTGCCCGAATCCGATCCCGAGCTGCACCGCCGGGTCGTGCACCGACTGCTCGGCACCGACCCGGCGGCGGACGCCGGGAGCGAAGTGCCCGCTACGTGAGGTAGCGGTAGGCGGGCGAGCCGGGCTCGAGCTGTTCGACCTCGATCCGCGACGCGCGCATGCGGGCCAGCAGATCGGCCAGCCCGTCCGCCGAGCCCAGCTCGATGCCGACCAGTGCCGCGCCCGTCTCCCGGTTGTTGCGCTTGACGTACTCGAACAACGTGATGTCGTCGTCCGGGCCGAGCACCTCGTCGAGGAATCGGCGCAGGGCACCCGGCTCCTGCGGGAAGTCCACCAGGAAGTAGTGCTTGAGCCCCAGATGCACGAGGGAGCGCTCGAGGATCTCGCCGTAGCGGGAGACGTCGTTGTTCCCGCCCGAGACGAGGCAGACGACGGTGCTTCCCGGTGCGACGTCGAGCTGCCCGAGCGCGGTGACCGACAGCGCGCCGGCCGGTTCGGCGATGATGCCCTCGTTCTGGTAGAGCTCGAGCATCGCGGTGCAGATGGCACCCTCGTCCGCCTGGGTCATCACGAACCGGCCGTCGGCGCCGGCGGACCGAGTGGTCGCGAGCAGGGGCAGCGACGCGTGCGAGACCACGCTGGCACCCAGCCCCGACACGACCGCGTAGGGCAGGTCACCGACGCGCTTGACGGCGGCGCCGTCGACGAAGGGGTCGACCTCCGGCAGCACGACCGGTCCGCCCGCCACGAGCGCTGCGGTCATCGACGCCGCGCCCACCGGCTCGACACCGACGACCGTCGTCTCCGGCGCGCGCTCCCGCAGGTAGGCGGCAATGCCGGCGATGCATCCGCCGCCGCCGACCGGCACGACGACGGTGTCGGGTGCCTCCCCCAGTTGTTCCAGGATCTCGGCGGCGATGGTGCCCTGACCGGCGGCCGTGCGGGCGTCGTCGAACGGCGGGACCATCGTGGCGCCCGTCCGTTCGGCGTCCGCGGCAGCCGCGGCCGCGGCCGCGTCGTACGTCTCCCCGGTGGGGATGAGCTCGACGAACCGGCCACCGTGCACCAGGATCCGGTCCCGCTTCTGCTTGGGAGTGTTGGCAGGGACGTAGATCCGGCCCTGGATCTCCATCGTTCGGCACGCGAACGCAACACCCTGGGCGTGATTGCCGGCGCTGGCCGTGACCACACCGGCCGCCCGCTCGGCGTCGCTGAGTTGCATGATCAGGTTGTAGGCGCCGCGGAGCTTGTACGAGCGGACCACCTGCAGGTCCTCGCGCTTGAGGTAGACGCGTGCGCCGGTCAGCGCCGAGAGGCGCTCGCTCAGCTGCAGCGGGGTCGCGTCGATAATGTGCGCAATTCGCTCGGCAGCCGCGTCGATCTCGTCCGCGGTGAGCGCGGGCGAGGTTACCTTCAGTTCTGCGAGTTCCGGCGAGTCAGACACTCACGCATTTTCCCACCCGTCGTATGCGCACGCACACCCGCCCCGTCGCAGGCACGCGGCCGGGGCCCCCGGCTAGGAGAACTGGGACGGGCGCGGGACGTTCCGCAGATTCGACTTGGCCATCTGGACCGCTTCGGCCACACCGCCGTTCATCACCATCTTGGACATCGCCAGCGCGAACCCGCGCACCTGCTCACCCGTGATGGCCGGCGGCAACGACAGCGCGTTGGGGTCGGTGACGATGTCGACGAGCGCCGGACCGTCGTGCTCGAACGCTGCCCGCAGACCCGACTCCACCTCGGCCGGATCCTCGATCCGCCGCGAGAAGATGCCGAGAGTCGCTGCGAGAGCGGCATAGTCGACGGAGGGGACGTCCACCCCGAAATCGGGCAGGCCGTCGACGAGCATCTCCAGCTTGACCATCCCGAGGGTCGAGTTGTCGAACAGGACGATTTTCACCGGCAGCTTGTACATCGCGACGGTGATCAGCTCCCCCAACAACATCGACAGCCCGCCGTCGCCCGACATGGCCACCACCTGACGCTGCCGGTCCGCGAACTGCGCGCCGATCGCGTGCGGCAGGGCGTTGGCCATCGATCCGTGCAGAGCCGACGACAGGAAGCGTCGACGGCCGTTGGGCTCGAGATAGCGTGCGGCCCACACGTTGCACATACCGGTGTCGGCGGTGAAGACGGCGTCCTCGGCGGCGATGTCGTCGAGAATGGAGGCCGCGTACTCCGGGTGGATCGGCGTGCGCTGCTTGACGGATTCGGCGTATGCGCCGACGACCTTGGTCATGAGCTTGCGGTGCCGGTCGAGGGTCCGTTCGAGGAACTGTCGATCCGTCTTCCGGTGGACCAGCGGCGCCAGCGCCCGCAGCACCGATCGGGCGTCGCCGTGCACCGCGAGATCGACGCCGGTCCGCCGCCCGAGCGTCTCGGCCGCGACATCGATCTGCGCGGTCCGGACGTCGTCGGGGAGGAACTGGTCGTACGGGAAGTCGGTGCCGACCAAGATCAACAGGTCGGCGTCGTGGATCCCGTCGTGCGCGGCGCCGTACCCGAGCAGCCCGGTCATGCCGACGTCGAACGGGTTGTCGTACTGGATCCACTCCTTACCGCGCAGCGAGTGCCCGATGGGGGCACCGACGATGTCCGCGAGGGCGAGCAGCTCGTCACGGGCACCGCGAACCCCGGCGCCCGCGAAGATCGCGACCGAGGACGCCGAGTTGATCGCGTCGGCGAGTGCCCGCACGTCGGCGTCGGCGGGGACCAGGGCGGGGGTCCCGGTGCGCACCAGCGGCGGCGCCGCTCCCTCCGCGGGCTCCTCGGCCACGTCACCGGGCAGCGTGACGACGGCGACCCCCGACTGCGCGATCGCATGCTGGATCGCGCTCTGGACGACGCGCGGGGACTGCGCGGGGGTACTGATCATCTCGGTGTAGCGCGAGCACTCGACGAACAGCCGGTCGGGGTGGGTTTCCTGGAAGTACCCCATGCCGATCTGAGTACTGGGGATGTGCGACGCGATGGCCAGCACGGGAGCACCCGACCGGTTCGCGTCGTACAGACCGTTGATCAGGTGGAGGTTGCCCGGCCCGCACGATCCGGCGCAGACGGCGAGCTCGCCGGTGACCTGCGCCTCGGCGGCCGCAGCGAACGCCGCGGCCTCCTCGTGCCGCACGTGTATCCAATCGATGCCGCCCGCCGCGGACCCGCCGGTCCGGCGGACGGCATCGACCACGGGATTGAGACTGTCCCCCACGATTCCGTAGATTCGCCGCACTCCCGCCTGCAGGAGCTGGGAAACAAGTTGATCTGCAACAGTTTTCGCCGCCATGTCAGCCTTCCACCACGATATCGGGTCGGTGACCTCGTTGTTCGCAGATTACCCGGAACCGAGCCGGTCGGCTGGGGGCGGCGGCTGCCGGTTACGCCTGCGGGGTGAGGACGAACACCGGGATCTGACGATCGGTCTTCTTCTGGTATTCGGCGTAGTCCGGCCACGCCTCGACGGCGCGCTCCCACCACACCGCCTTCTCGTCCCCGGTGACCTCGCGGGCCGTCATGTCCTGCTTGACGGGCCCGTCCTGCAGCTCGACGTGCGGGTCGGCGACGACGTTGTGGTACCAGACCGGATGCTGGGGAGCACCGCCGAGCGACGCGACGACGGCGTACTGCCCATCGTGCTCGACGCGCATCAGCGGCGTCTTGCGCAGCTTGCCGGACTTGGCGCCCTTGGTGGTGAGAATGACGACGGGTTTCCCTTCCATCGTCGTTCCCTCGGTGCCGCCGGAGCGCTCGTAGAGGTCGACCTGGTCCGCGGCCCAGGACGAGGGGCTGGGTTCGTATTCACCGGTGAGAGGCATGCCTCTCAGTCAACACCTCGCACATGATCTTGACCACCCTATGGCCCGGACGTCGGGATTTCCCGGACCCGACGTGAATGTTAGCTGGACCGAACTCTCGGGTATCGCTACGCTGAACATATCGACGGACCGATCCGAACACGCGAGGTGCATGCATGACCACCGCCGCACTCCACCGGGGCGCTCGCCGCCGCACCGCCACCGTCGAGCTGGCCGGCACTGCCTGGCCGCTCTACAAGCTCGAGGCGGTCGTCACGGCGCTCGTGATCTTCCTCCTCGCGCTGGTGGTGACCCACGTGTTGCAGACGGCGGTGCTCTCCGCCGCCGGCGCGGCAGTGGTCGTGTGGTGGGTACGGCGCCTGATGCTCGTCCGTCCCGACGCGCCGACGGCCTGGCCGCCGACCTGATCGACACGTCGACGAGGAACCACAACGGCCGGAGCGTTCGCTCGGCGTAGCGGCCACCCAGGCCCTAGGCTCGGGCAATGCGCTCACGCCGGATGCTGGCTCCCCTCCTTCTCGTCGGCGCCGCGGCCGCGCTGCTGTCTCCCGCCCCGGCCGTGGCCGACACCGCCACGGCGTGCGGAACGGCGCTGAGCCCGAACGAAATCCGGGAGATCACCGATCTCAGTGACACGTCCACGCTGCCGGGTCCGGGACTCCACCGGCTCGAGACCGCGGTCGACCGGCATCGCCGCATCACCGAGATCCTCGTCGCGCACCGGGACTGGCGCGGAGTGTTCTCGGTGGGGCTCGACGCCGTGGAACACGAGGCCGTACTGCCCCTGCAGCGTGACCCGGCGGCCCTCCCCGACCGGGTGTGGTCCCCGGCGATCAGCTCCGACCTGTTGGCCCGCTATCTGCGGAACCTGCACGCCGAGTTCACCGGCACACCCGTCGATCCGGCCTGGGCGAACTATTTCGCCCTCGCGCGCGACTGCGCCCAGAGCCCGGCCCGCGTCGCGATGGCCGGATACAACGCGCACCTCACCGTCGATCTCGCCCACGCCGTCGACACGAGCGGCACTCGGCCCGACAACGTCGCCGACTTCTATCGCATCGTCGACTCCATCGCGCTCCGGGGCGATTCGATCATCGGGCTCACCAAGGACGTGTACGGCGGCGACCTCCGGCCCCTGTGGCGCTTCTACTTCGTCGGCGAGGGCCTCGACCCGCTGGCGGGCAACGATCAGCCGTCGCAGACGCTGCTCCGCGCCGCCGACAGCGGCTACAACACCGTCACGCTCGCCAACGGGTTCGCGCTGCAGAACCCCGGGATCCGGACGCCCGCCGAGCAGGAGATCGACGGGTTGTGGCGAGTGACGGACAGCGCCCTGCAGACGCTGTCCGACCTCGGCGGACTCTGAACCGGCCGCCGCTCGCCGTCACCCGGCCAGGCAGCTGGGCCCGAGCAGCGCCTTGAGGTCACCCATCAGCGACGACGACGGCTCCACCCGGAGCACCTCGTCCACCTTCCACAGCGACGTCCCGCGCGAGCCGATGAGCTTGACGTGCACGTCCGCCGTGCCGGGATGACGTGAGAGCACCTGCCGGAGCGCACCGAGCTTCTCCTTGGTGCACTGCCGGACCGGCAGACTCACCGCCACCGGCTTCGCCACACCGATCGCCGAGAGGTCCGGCACCGCAAGGTCGTTGGCGATGAGCGAGACCCGGTCGTCGCGAATCGAGACCCGCGCCTTGACCAGGACCACCGAGTCCTCGACGACGTCCATGCCGTAGACCGAGTACGCCTGCGGGAAGAACAACACCTCGATGCCGCCCGAGAGGTCCTCGAGCTGCGCCGACGCCCACGTCAGGCCGTTCTTGTTGATCCGCCGGTTCACCGACGCCAGGATGCCGCCGACCGTCACCTGGGTGCCGTCCTTGATGTCCCCCTCGAGAATCGTGGGGATCGAGGTGTCGGACTGGGCGGCCAGCACGTGCTCGACGCCGTTGAGCGGGTGGCCGGACACGTACAGCCCCAGCATCTCCCGCTCCAGCGCGAGCTTGTGCTTGGACTCCCATTCCTCGTCGGGGACCTTGACGTTGAACACGGACGTGATCGACTCGTCGGCGTCGTCGCCGCCGAACAGGTCGAACTGGCCCATCGCCTCGGCCTTCTTGGTGCCCATCACCGCGTCGATCGCGTCGGCGTGCACCAGCATCAGGCCCTTGCGTGGATGCCCGAGCGAATCGAATCCGCCTGCCTTGATGAGGGATTCGGTGACCTTCTTGGAGCAAGCGAGCGCGTCGATCTTGTTGAGGTAGTCGGAGAAGTCGGTGAAGCTGCCCTTCTCCTCCCGGGCCGCGATGATCGACGACACCACGTTGGCGCCGACGTTGCGGACCGCGCCCAGACCGAAGCGGATGTCCTCACCGACCGACGCGAAGTCCACGCGGGAGG is part of the Rhodococcus sp. SGAir0479 genome and encodes:
- a CDS encoding pyruvate dehydrogenase, yielding MAAKTVADQLVSQLLQAGVRRIYGIVGDSLNPVVDAVRRTGGSAAGGIDWIHVRHEEAAAFAAAAEAQVTGELAVCAGSCGPGNLHLINGLYDANRSGAPVLAIASHIPSTQIGMGYFQETHPDRLFVECSRYTEMISTPAQSPRVVQSAIQHAIAQSGVAVVTLPGDVAEEPAEGAAPPLVRTGTPALVPADADVRALADAINSASSVAIFAGAGVRGARDELLALADIVGAPIGHSLRGKEWIQYDNPFDVGMTGLLGYGAAHDGIHDADLLILVGTDFPYDQFLPDDVRTAQIDVAAETLGRRTGVDLAVHGDARSVLRALAPLVHRKTDRQFLERTLDRHRKLMTKVVGAYAESVKQRTPIHPEYAASILDDIAAEDAVFTADTGMCNVWAARYLEPNGRRRFLSSALHGSMANALPHAIGAQFADRQRQVVAMSGDGGLSMLLGELITVAMYKLPVKIVLFDNSTLGMVKLEMLVDGLPDFGVDVPSVDYAALAATLGIFSRRIEDPAEVESGLRAAFEHDGPALVDIVTDPNALSLPPAITGEQVRGFALAMSKMVMNGGVAEAVQMAKSNLRNVPRPSQFS
- a CDS encoding nitroreductase family deazaflavin-dependent oxidoreductase, with protein sequence MPLTGEYEPSPSSWAADQVDLYERSGGTEGTTMEGKPVVILTTKGAKSGKLRKTPLMRVEHDGQYAVVASLGGAPQHPVWYHNVVADPHVELQDGPVKQDMTAREVTGDEKAVWWERAVEAWPDYAEYQKKTDRQIPVFVLTPQA
- a CDS encoding DUF5995 family protein, with translation MRSRRMLAPLLLVGAAAALLSPAPAVADTATACGTALSPNEIREITDLSDTSTLPGPGLHRLETAVDRHRRITEILVAHRDWRGVFSVGLDAVEHEAVLPLQRDPAALPDRVWSPAISSDLLARYLRNLHAEFTGTPVDPAWANYFALARDCAQSPARVAMAGYNAHLTVDLAHAVDTSGTRPDNVADFYRIVDSIALRGDSIIGLTKDVYGGDLRPLWRFYFVGEGLDPLAGNDQPSQTLLRAADSGYNTVTLANGFALQNPGIRTPAEQEIDGLWRVTDSALQTLSDLGGL